The following proteins come from a genomic window of Kitasatospora sp. NBC_01246:
- a CDS encoding TetR/AcrR family transcriptional regulator, which yields MSSSNDDHDGRPVGPRVGTESHGAEACGAEARGAESHGAESRGPAQRGAEPRAAEPRSTDDAILDAAAELIVHLGVRRTQLAEIARRAGVSRPTVYRRWPDVRAVIGALLTREILATQATVPLVGEDRAAFVEGVVEVAVRLRDHPVLAALLRSADSDALFEYVVERLGTSQLGLLEALRRGIEQGQAHGSVRAGEPVELAAMVLLIAQSTVQSHRMVAQLLPEAAWRRELARALNGYLAP from the coding sequence ATGTCAAGTAGTAACGATGATCACGACGGCCGCCCGGTCGGCCCCCGGGTGGGCACCGAGTCCCATGGCGCGGAGGCCTGCGGCGCGGAGGCCCGCGGCGCGGAGTCCCACGGCGCGGAGTCGCGCGGCCCTGCGCAGCGTGGAGCCGAGCCGCGTGCGGCCGAGCCGCGCAGTACCGATGACGCCATTCTCGACGCCGCCGCCGAGCTGATCGTCCACCTCGGCGTGCGCCGGACGCAGTTGGCCGAGATCGCCCGGCGCGCCGGGGTCAGCCGGCCGACCGTCTACCGGCGCTGGCCGGACGTCCGGGCGGTGATCGGGGCCCTGCTCACCCGGGAGATCCTGGCGACCCAGGCCACCGTCCCGCTGGTGGGCGAGGACCGCGCCGCCTTCGTCGAGGGCGTCGTCGAGGTCGCCGTCCGGCTGCGCGACCACCCGGTGCTCGCCGCCCTGCTGCGCTCGGCCGACTCCGACGCGCTCTTCGAGTACGTCGTCGAGCGGCTCGGCACCAGCCAGCTCGGGCTGCTGGAGGCGTTGCGCAGGGGCATCGAGCAAGGCCAGGCGCACGGCTCGGTCCGCGCCGGCGAGCCCGTCGAGCTGGCCGCGATGGTGCTGCTGATCGCCCAGTCCACCGTCCAGTCGCACCGCATGGTGGCGCAGCTGCTGCCGGAGGCGGCCTGGCGGCGCGAGCTGGCCCGGGCGCTGAACGGATACCTCGCGCCGTGA
- a CDS encoding SDR family oxidoreductase has protein sequence MTATSPATAPALAPAALEGRRVVVVGAGSNTGRALARTASAAGAELVLAGPDPRKLEWTAGELSGPSRVVPVDLTDEASIAALAAATGRFDHLVSTAAMPANGPLAALELADVQRAFAAKVVGPLLLAKHLAGQAATDGPDGASFTFFSGVAAWRPAPARTVMAATNGALAFLVQALAVEIAPVRVNAVSPGIVDSGAWDRMGTDKEPFLRAVAERNPARRVGSPDDLVRAVLFSMASPFVTGTVLHVDGGGRLV, from the coding sequence ATGACCGCCACCTCCCCTGCCACCGCGCCCGCCCTCGCCCCCGCCGCCCTCGAAGGGCGCCGCGTCGTGGTCGTCGGCGCCGGCTCGAACACCGGTCGCGCGCTCGCCCGCACCGCCTCCGCGGCCGGCGCCGAACTGGTCCTGGCCGGCCCCGACCCGCGCAAGCTGGAGTGGACCGCCGGCGAGCTGTCCGGCCCGTCCCGGGTCGTCCCCGTGGACCTCACCGACGAGGCGTCGATCGCCGCCCTCGCCGCCGCGACCGGCCGGTTCGACCACCTGGTCTCGACCGCCGCGATGCCCGCCAACGGCCCGCTCGCCGCACTCGAACTCGCCGACGTCCAGCGCGCGTTCGCGGCCAAGGTGGTCGGCCCGCTGCTGCTCGCGAAGCACCTGGCCGGCCAGGCCGCGACCGACGGGCCGGACGGCGCCTCGTTCACCTTCTTCTCCGGCGTCGCCGCCTGGCGCCCGGCGCCCGCCCGCACGGTGATGGCCGCCACCAACGGCGCGCTGGCCTTCCTGGTGCAGGCCCTCGCGGTCGAGATCGCCCCGGTCCGGGTCAACGCCGTCTCCCCCGGCATCGTGGACAGCGGCGCCTGGGACCGGATGGGCACCGACAAGGAGCCGTTCCTGCGCGCGGTCGCCGAGCGCAACCCCGCCCGCCGGGTCGGCAGCCCGGACGACCTGGTCCGCGCCGTCCTCTTCTCGATGGCCAGCCCGTTCGTCACCGGAACGGTCCTGCACGTCGACGGCGGCGGCCGCCTGGTCTGA
- a CDS encoding glycerol-3-phosphate dehydrogenase/oxidase, which yields MTINAGPFAGTTRLSSRRREVELDALAATPAVDLLVVGGGVTGVGVALDAAARGLRVVLVEARDLAFGTSRWSSKLVHGGLRYLASGRIGVARESAVERGVLMTRTAPHLVRPLPQLVPLLPGLLRPGQASLVRAGFLAGDALRVSARTPGAVLPRMRRVDAARARQLVPGVRSVGLAGALVAHDGQLVDDARLVVALARTAAQYGATVLTRVRAEEVTGSSVRLVDSLTGQSLVVTAGAVVNATGVWAGEVDPSIRLRPSRGTHLLVDAAALGHPVAALTVPVPGSTSRFVFALPQQLGRVAIGLTDEDAPGPVPDEPQPTEAELDFLLDTVNAALATELTRADVRGAYAGLRPLIDTGGGSTADISRRHAVLESPSGVITVVGGKLTTYRRMAEDAVDTAVRLRGLPARDCWTARLPLVGAPGHRDSRPVPEGGVPASLLARHGGAAREVLAAGGAEPIAEGIDVTRAEIAYAVTHEGALDAGDVLDRRTRIGLVAADAARARAAVEEIVERSLAG from the coding sequence ATGACGATCAACGCCGGGCCTTTCGCCGGAACCACCCGACTCAGCTCCCGCCGGCGGGAGGTGGAGCTGGACGCACTCGCCGCCACCCCGGCCGTCGACCTGCTGGTCGTCGGCGGCGGGGTGACCGGCGTCGGGGTCGCGCTGGACGCGGCCGCGCGCGGGCTCCGCGTCGTCCTCGTCGAGGCCCGCGACCTGGCCTTCGGCACCAGCCGGTGGAGTTCCAAGCTGGTCCACGGCGGTCTGCGCTACCTCGCCTCCGGGCGGATCGGCGTGGCCCGGGAGAGCGCCGTCGAGCGCGGCGTGCTGATGACCCGCACCGCCCCGCACCTGGTCCGCCCGCTGCCGCAACTCGTCCCGCTGCTCCCGGGGTTGCTGCGCCCCGGGCAGGCGTCGCTGGTCCGGGCCGGTTTCCTCGCGGGCGACGCGCTGCGGGTGAGCGCGCGCACGCCCGGGGCGGTGCTGCCCCGGATGCGCCGGGTGGACGCCGCCCGGGCCCGCCAACTGGTTCCCGGCGTACGGTCGGTGGGCCTGGCGGGTGCGCTGGTCGCGCACGACGGTCAACTGGTCGACGACGCAAGGCTGGTGGTGGCACTGGCCCGGACGGCCGCGCAGTACGGCGCCACCGTGCTGACCCGGGTCCGGGCGGAGGAGGTCACCGGCAGCTCGGTCCGGCTGGTCGACAGCCTGACCGGGCAGTCCCTGGTCGTCACCGCCGGCGCGGTCGTCAACGCCACCGGCGTCTGGGCGGGCGAGGTCGACCCGTCGATCCGGCTGCGGCCCAGCCGGGGCACCCATCTGCTGGTCGACGCGGCCGCGCTCGGCCACCCCGTCGCCGCGCTCACCGTGCCGGTGCCGGGCTCGACCAGCCGGTTCGTCTTCGCGCTGCCGCAGCAGCTCGGCCGGGTGGCGATCGGGCTGACCGACGAGGACGCGCCGGGACCGGTCCCGGACGAGCCGCAGCCGACCGAGGCCGAGCTCGACTTCCTCCTCGACACCGTCAACGCGGCCCTGGCCACCGAGTTGACCAGGGCGGACGTGCGCGGCGCCTACGCCGGGCTGCGGCCGCTGATCGACACCGGCGGCGGCAGCACGGCGGACATCTCCCGCCGGCACGCGGTGCTGGAGTCCCCGTCCGGGGTGATCACGGTGGTCGGCGGCAAGCTCACCACCTACCGGCGGATGGCCGAGGACGCGGTGGACACCGCCGTCCGCCTGCGCGGCCTGCCGGCCCGCGACTGCTGGACGGCCCGGCTGCCCCTGGTCGGCGCGCCCGGGCACCGGGACAGCCGGCCGGTGCCGGAGGGCGGCGTGCCCGCATCGCTGCTCGCCCGGCACGGCGGCGCGGCCCGTGAGGTCCTGGCGGCGGGCGGCGCCGAGCCGATCGCCGAGGGCATCGACGTGACCCGTGCCGAGATCGCCTACGCGGTGACGCACGAGGGCGCCCTGGACGCCGGGGACGTGCTCGACCGGCGGACCCGGATCGGCCTGGTCGCGGCGGACGCCGCCCGGGCCCGCGCGGCGGTGGAGGAGATCGTGGAGCGGTCCCTCGCGGGGTAG
- a CDS encoding diacylglycerol kinase, producing the protein MTDRRTITRVVLLTNPAAAAGHAEPAARRATDRLRALGVEVDARAGSSAQESLDLARAAVSAGSCDALVVVGGDGMINLGLQAAAGTDVPLGVVPAGTGNDHARAYGLPRGEPEAAADVIAAGRTRTVDLGRITSADGTRRWFGSVLASGFDSLVSDRTNRLRWPHGRMRYNLAILVEFANLRPLPFRLTLADGTVIARDLTLAAVGNTSSYGGGMLICPTADPTDGLLDITLVDAMPRHRIARFFPTLFKGTHVDHPEVTTHRTPSLRIDSPGITAYADGEFMAALPVDVEAVPGALHLLTPA; encoded by the coding sequence ATGACCGACCGGAGAACCATCACGCGGGTCGTTCTCCTCACCAATCCGGCCGCGGCCGCCGGCCACGCCGAGCCGGCGGCCCGCCGCGCCACCGACCGGCTGCGCGCCCTGGGCGTCGAGGTCGACGCCCGGGCGGGCTCGTCGGCCCAGGAGTCGCTCGACCTGGCCCGCGCGGCCGTCTCCGCCGGCTCCTGCGACGCCCTGGTGGTCGTCGGCGGCGACGGCATGATCAACCTCGGCCTCCAGGCCGCCGCGGGGACGGACGTCCCCCTGGGCGTCGTCCCGGCGGGCACCGGCAACGACCACGCCCGCGCGTACGGGCTGCCGCGCGGCGAGCCGGAGGCGGCGGCCGACGTCATCGCCGCCGGCCGCACCCGCACGGTGGACCTCGGCCGGATCACCTCGGCGGACGGCACGCGGCGCTGGTTCGGCTCCGTCCTCGCCAGCGGCTTCGACTCGCTGGTCAGCGACCGCACCAACCGGCTGCGCTGGCCGCACGGCAGGATGCGCTACAACCTCGCCATCCTGGTCGAGTTCGCCAACCTCCGCCCGCTCCCCTTCCGCCTCACCCTCGCCGACGGCACCGTCATCGCGCGCGACCTCACCCTCGCGGCCGTCGGCAACACCAGCAGCTACGGCGGCGGCATGCTCATCTGCCCCACCGCCGACCCCACCGACGGCCTGCTCGACATCACCCTCGTCGACGCCATGCCCCGCCACCGCATCGCCCGCTTCTTCCCCACCCTCTTCAAGGGCACCCACGTCGATCACCCGGAGGTCACCACCCACCGCACGCCCTCGCTGCGGATCGACTCCCCCGGCATCACCGCCTACGCCGACGGCGAGTTCATGGCCGCCCTGCCGGTCGACGTCGAGGCCGTCCCCGGCGCCCTGCACCTGCTCACCCCGGCCTGA
- a CDS encoding TerD family protein: MGVSLAKGGNVSLTKEAPGLTAVIVGLGWDVRTTTGADYDLDASALLCNALGKVVSDQHFVFFNNLRSPEGSVEHSGDNLTGGGDGDDEQIRVDLDAVPAGVAKVVFPVSIYDADARLQSFGQVRNAFIRIVNQANGQEIARYDLSEDASTETAMVFGELYRNGAEWKFRAIGQGYASGLRGIATDYGVNV; the protein is encoded by the coding sequence GTGGGAGTTTCGCTGGCCAAGGGTGGCAATGTCTCGCTGACCAAGGAGGCGCCGGGCCTGACCGCCGTCATCGTCGGTCTGGGCTGGGACGTGCGGACCACCACCGGGGCCGACTACGACCTGGACGCGAGCGCGCTGCTCTGCAACGCGCTCGGCAAGGTGGTCTCGGACCAGCACTTCGTCTTCTTCAACAACCTGCGCAGCCCCGAGGGTTCGGTCGAGCACAGCGGCGACAACCTGACCGGTGGCGGCGACGGCGACGACGAGCAGATCAGGGTCGACCTCGACGCGGTGCCGGCCGGGGTGGCCAAGGTGGTCTTCCCCGTGTCGATCTACGACGCCGACGCCCGCTTGCAGAGCTTCGGCCAGGTCCGCAACGCGTTCATCCGGATCGTCAACCAGGCCAACGGCCAGGAGATCGCCCGGTACGACCTCTCCGAGGACGCCTCGACCGAGACCGCGATGGTCTTCGGCGAGCTGTACCGCAACGGCGCCGAGTGGAAGTTCCGCGCCATCGGCCAGGGGTACGCCTCCGGCCTGCGCGGCATCGCCACCGACTACGGCGTCAACGTCTGA
- a CDS encoding FAD-dependent monooxygenase gives MRGGSIAVVGGSIAGCAFARAAARGGAERVVVLERSPGRLEDRGVGLCVLEDRFAELASAGHLDDGMRWHRLTERHWLARDPDGGGGPRGRLLWAQEMPFRSYHWGVLWQSLRERTPDSVEFRLGEAVPAVGNGTSGAGAPGTGTDHAWVTGAAGGREPYDLVIGADGYRSVVREAVCPEARPEYAGYVCWRGSFDARLLDGLPGGAALWPEHEVITVCYPGGQVMLYRIPGLTPGSTQVNFVFYAPTPAWLRPGDPTSVPAGALTGGQFEELAELAERHLPSYWAGVVALSPRERTFIQPIYDLAAPRRTAGRLLLAGDAATVVRPHNTSGAVKAVQDACAFEDAWRAADSWAELLPAYDRERGTVGREMVEVGRRLGRAQVTGAPDWAAMDEDAMTAWWRQQVAGTGGFGGHALGRPPTGRQNP, from the coding sequence GTGCGAGGCGGATCGATAGCCGTGGTCGGCGGCAGCATCGCGGGGTGCGCGTTCGCGCGGGCGGCCGCCCGGGGCGGGGCGGAGCGGGTGGTCGTGCTGGAGCGCAGCCCCGGCCGGCTGGAGGACCGCGGCGTCGGCCTCTGCGTGCTGGAGGACCGCTTCGCCGAACTGGCGAGCGCCGGCCACCTCGACGACGGCATGCGGTGGCACCGGCTGACCGAACGGCACTGGCTGGCGCGCGATCCCGACGGCGGGGGCGGACCGCGCGGGCGGCTGCTCTGGGCGCAGGAGATGCCGTTCCGCTCCTACCACTGGGGCGTGCTCTGGCAGTCGCTGCGCGAACGCACCCCGGACAGTGTGGAGTTCCGGCTCGGCGAGGCCGTCCCCGCCGTCGGGAACGGCACCTCCGGTGCCGGCGCCCCGGGCACCGGCACCGACCACGCCTGGGTGACCGGCGCGGCCGGCGGGCGCGAGCCGTACGACCTGGTGATCGGCGCCGACGGGTACCGCTCCGTGGTCCGCGAGGCCGTCTGCCCCGAGGCCCGGCCCGAGTACGCGGGCTACGTCTGCTGGCGCGGCAGCTTCGACGCCCGGCTGCTGGACGGGCTGCCCGGCGGCGCGGCACTCTGGCCGGAGCACGAGGTGATCACGGTCTGCTACCCCGGCGGCCAGGTGATGCTCTACCGCATACCCGGCCTGACCCCGGGCTCCACCCAGGTCAACTTCGTCTTCTACGCGCCGACCCCGGCCTGGCTGCGGCCGGGCGACCCGACCAGCGTCCCGGCCGGCGCGCTCACCGGCGGGCAGTTCGAGGAACTGGCCGAGCTGGCCGAGCGGCACCTGCCGTCCTACTGGGCGGGGGTCGTCGCGCTCTCCCCCCGCGAGCGGACCTTCATCCAGCCGATCTACGACCTCGCGGCGCCGCGCCGGACCGCCGGGCGCCTACTGCTGGCCGGGGACGCGGCCACCGTCGTCCGCCCGCACAACACCAGCGGCGCGGTCAAGGCCGTGCAGGACGCCTGCGCCTTCGAGGACGCCTGGCGGGCGGCGGACTCCTGGGCGGAGCTGCTGCCCGCGTACGACCGCGAACGCGGCACGGTGGGGCGGGAGATGGTCGAGGTCGGCCGGCGGCTCGGGCGGGCCCAGGTGACCGGGGCGCCCGACTGGGCGGCCATGGACGAGGACGCGATGACCGCGTGGTGGCGCCAACAGGTCGCCGGTACCGGCGGGTTCGGCGGACACGCGCTCGGTCGTCCACCGACGGGGCGTCAGAACCCCTGA
- a CDS encoding FAD-binding oxidoreductase, protein MAPETQAGPAHAALPLPPMKWDAWGDPALAKELSADIKALLAAALGVTGDAAPGPAAEEVTLQPSRLTEADLKALAAVVGETHVSAAPADRLPRAGGKSTPDLLRRRSREPQDAPDAVVLPGGEDEIAALLALCAERRIAVVPFGGGTSVVGGLDPERGGLTAVVSLDLRRLDGLLDLDATSGEAVLGAGLTGPAAEALLAEHGFELGHYPQSFRFATIGGFAATRSSGQDSAGYGRFDEMVRGLRVVTPAGVLDLGRAPASAAGPDLRELFLGSEGTLGVITAVRVRIHPVPAVKAYEAWSFPDFATGAAALRAVEQQDTGPTVIRLSDEAETMVNLAMTEKIGGEPAVTGCLAVTVFEGSADQVATRHRLTRDVLLAAGATSLGEAPARAWEHGRFNAPYLRDSLLSAGALCETLETATDWRRLADLRLAVTTALTGALPGALVLCHISHVYPTGASLYFTVVAALGEEPLARWAVAKRAAGDAILANGGTITHHHAVGADHRPWMAEEIGELGVRILRAVKAELDPAGILNPGKLIP, encoded by the coding sequence ATGGCACCTGAGACGCAAGCGGGACCGGCCCACGCCGCGCTGCCGCTCCCCCCGATGAAGTGGGACGCCTGGGGCGACCCGGCCCTCGCCAAGGAGCTGTCGGCCGACATCAAAGCCCTGCTGGCCGCCGCCCTCGGCGTCACCGGCGACGCAGCCCCCGGGCCAGCCGCCGAGGAGGTCACCCTGCAGCCCTCGCGGCTGACCGAGGCGGACCTGAAGGCGCTGGCCGCCGTGGTCGGCGAGACCCACGTCAGCGCGGCCCCCGCGGACCGCCTCCCCCGCGCGGGCGGCAAGTCCACCCCCGACCTGCTGCGCCGCCGCAGCCGCGAGCCGCAGGACGCGCCGGACGCCGTCGTACTGCCGGGCGGCGAGGACGAGATCGCCGCCCTGCTCGCGCTCTGCGCCGAGCGCCGGATCGCCGTGGTCCCGTTCGGCGGCGGCACCAGCGTGGTCGGCGGGCTCGACCCGGAGCGCGGCGGCCTCACCGCCGTCGTCTCGCTCGACCTGCGCCGCCTCGACGGGCTGCTCGACCTGGACGCCACCTCCGGCGAGGCCGTCCTGGGCGCGGGCCTGACCGGCCCGGCGGCCGAGGCGCTGCTCGCCGAGCACGGCTTCGAACTCGGCCACTACCCGCAGAGCTTCCGCTTCGCCACCATCGGCGGCTTCGCGGCCACCCGCTCCTCCGGCCAGGACTCCGCCGGGTACGGGCGCTTCGACGAGATGGTGCGCGGCCTGCGGGTCGTCACCCCGGCGGGTGTGCTGGACCTCGGCCGCGCCCCCGCCTCCGCCGCCGGCCCCGACCTGCGTGAGCTCTTCCTCGGCTCGGAGGGCACGCTGGGCGTGATCACCGCCGTCCGCGTCCGGATCCACCCGGTGCCCGCCGTGAAGGCCTACGAGGCGTGGTCCTTCCCGGACTTCGCCACCGGCGCGGCCGCACTGCGCGCGGTCGAGCAGCAGGACACCGGTCCGACGGTGATCCGGCTCTCCGACGAGGCCGAAACCATGGTCAACCTCGCGATGACGGAGAAGATCGGCGGCGAGCCCGCCGTCACCGGCTGCCTTGCGGTCACCGTCTTCGAGGGCTCCGCCGACCAGGTCGCGACCCGTCACCGGCTCACCCGGGACGTCCTGCTCGCCGCCGGCGCCACCTCGCTCGGCGAGGCACCGGCCCGGGCCTGGGAGCACGGCCGGTTCAACGCGCCGTACCTGCGGGACTCGCTGCTGAGCGCGGGGGCGCTCTGCGAGACCCTGGAGACCGCGACCGACTGGCGACGGCTCGCCGACCTCCGCCTGGCGGTCACCACCGCGCTGACCGGCGCCCTGCCCGGCGCCCTCGTGCTCTGCCACATCTCGCACGTCTACCCGACCGGCGCCTCGCTCTACTTCACCGTCGTCGCCGCGCTCGGCGAGGAGCCGCTCGCCCGCTGGGCCGTCGCCAAGCGCGCCGCCGGGGACGCCATCCTCGCCAACGGCGGCACCATCACCCACCACCACGCCGTCGGCGCCGACCACCGGCCCTGGATGGCCGAGGAGATCGGCGAGCTGGGCGTCCGCATCCTGCGCGCGGTCAAGGCCGAGCTGGACCCGGCGGGCATCCTCAACCCCGGCAAGCTGATCCCATGA
- a CDS encoding DUF6891 domain-containing protein, whose amino-acid sequence MLAIEVQTENGERHLRVTAEALAALVRRIGGPGDRFLVVERIAGPAEVFVQVWHEAGGDYTLEHREGSNDRHFRVLLDDPGPVIAAMTGWARRADGWDTGLAWRRLDLTPAPETPAPPLELPDDDRRQLEDRLRQSLAGGYATRAELAELAEDYLVKGDRRPVSPAQARALVDRMWRERAEEQAGWEGETDADRLTRAFAALEAAGITARENFTCCHSCGQAEIAGAGSPDARGFVYFHSQSTDAAAAGHGLSLYYGGFDDSAETTAAVGREVVAALAVAGLPADWDGDPASAVEVRPLDWRRRLVG is encoded by the coding sequence ATGCTGGCGATCGAGGTGCAGACGGAGAACGGGGAGCGGCACCTTCGGGTGACCGCCGAGGCGCTGGCCGCGCTGGTGCGCCGGATCGGCGGGCCAGGCGACCGCTTCCTGGTGGTGGAGCGGATTGCCGGCCCCGCCGAGGTGTTCGTCCAGGTCTGGCACGAGGCCGGTGGCGACTACACCCTGGAGCACCGCGAGGGCTCGAACGACCGCCATTTCCGGGTGCTGCTCGACGACCCCGGTCCGGTGATCGCCGCGATGACGGGCTGGGCCCGCCGGGCGGACGGCTGGGATACCGGCCTGGCCTGGCGGCGGCTCGACCTGACACCGGCGCCCGAGACGCCGGCGCCGCCGCTGGAGCTGCCCGACGACGACCGCAGGCAGCTGGAGGACCGCCTCCGTCAGAGCCTGGCCGGCGGTTACGCGACCCGGGCCGAACTCGCCGAACTGGCGGAGGACTACCTGGTCAAGGGTGACCGGCGACCGGTCTCGCCCGCGCAGGCCCGGGCCCTGGTCGACCGGATGTGGCGCGAGCGGGCCGAGGAGCAGGCCGGCTGGGAGGGCGAGACGGACGCCGACCGGCTCACCCGTGCCTTCGCGGCACTGGAGGCGGCCGGCATCACGGCCCGCGAGAACTTCACCTGCTGCCACTCCTGCGGGCAGGCCGAGATCGCCGGCGCGGGCTCGCCGGACGCCCGGGGCTTCGTCTACTTCCACTCCCAGAGCACCGACGCGGCCGCCGCCGGCCACGGGCTGTCGCTGTACTACGGGGGCTTCGACGACTCGGCCGAGACCACCGCCGCCGTCGGCCGTGAGGTGGTGGCCGCCCTGGCGGTGGCCGGCCTGCCGGCGGACTGGGACGGCGACCCCGCCAGTGCCGTCGAGGTGCGACCGCTGGACTGGCGCCGGCGGCTCGTCGGCTGA
- a CDS encoding DUF2252 domain-containing protein — protein MTSPAERRRRGRAARERVSRSAHGRWIPAADRPDPIAVLERQGADRVAELLPIRYGRMADSAFAFLRGAAAVLAADLAAVPDTGITVQLCGDAHLANFGMYASPERALLFGLNDFDETYPGPFEWDVKRLAASAAVAARDNGNDEAHVRRAALTAALGYATAMRRLAAMGELDVWYARIDTEDLLPLISRSKRRKRVEAGMAHARRRTSLQAFGKLTEERDGQRHIISEPPLIQPLTKNEFGAVGQIFSDYRATLSEDRRVLLDRFQFVDAARKVVGVGSVGTRCYIILLEGRDARDPLFLQVKEATRSVLEDHLPAGSRVDAEVTGTHGGRRVVVGQHLMQAVSDIFLGWTTGPAGRHYYGRQLRDMKGSVEIADMTRSGLRDYADLCGRALARAHARSGDRLAIAGYLGSSDTFAEAIADFAVSYADRTEADHAALLSAIDDRVITAKRGI, from the coding sequence ATGACCAGTCCTGCCGAACGCCGCCGGCGCGGCCGGGCCGCCCGCGAACGGGTCTCGCGCTCGGCCCACGGCCGCTGGATCCCCGCGGCCGACCGGCCCGACCCGATCGCCGTGCTGGAGCGGCAGGGGGCGGACCGGGTCGCCGAGCTGCTGCCGATCCGCTACGGCCGGATGGCCGATTCGGCCTTCGCCTTCCTGCGCGGCGCGGCCGCCGTGCTGGCCGCCGACCTCGCGGCCGTCCCCGACACCGGCATCACCGTCCAGCTCTGCGGTGACGCCCACCTGGCGAACTTCGGCATGTACGCCTCGCCGGAGCGGGCGCTGCTCTTCGGCCTGAACGACTTCGACGAGACCTACCCCGGCCCGTTCGAGTGGGACGTCAAACGGCTCGCCGCGAGCGCCGCCGTCGCGGCCCGCGACAACGGCAACGACGAGGCGCACGTCCGCCGCGCCGCGCTGACCGCCGCGCTCGGCTACGCCACCGCGATGCGGCGGCTGGCGGCGATGGGCGAACTCGACGTCTGGTACGCCCGGATCGACACCGAGGACCTCCTCCCGCTGATCAGCAGGTCCAAGCGCCGCAAGCGGGTCGAGGCCGGTATGGCGCACGCCCGGCGCCGCACCAGCCTGCAGGCCTTCGGCAAGCTCACCGAGGAACGGGACGGCCAGCGCCACATCATCAGCGAGCCGCCGCTGATCCAGCCGCTGACGAAGAACGAGTTCGGTGCCGTCGGGCAGATCTTCAGCGACTACCGGGCCACCCTCAGCGAGGACCGCCGCGTCCTGCTCGACCGGTTCCAGTTCGTCGACGCGGCGCGCAAGGTGGTCGGCGTCGGCAGTGTCGGGACCCGCTGCTACATCATCCTGCTGGAGGGGCGCGACGCCCGGGACCCGCTCTTCCTCCAGGTCAAGGAGGCCACCCGGTCGGTCCTGGAGGACCACCTGCCCGCCGGCAGCCGGGTCGACGCCGAGGTGACCGGTACCCACGGCGGCCGCCGGGTGGTGGTCGGCCAGCACCTGATGCAGGCCGTCAGCGACATCTTCCTCGGCTGGACCACCGGCCCGGCCGGCCGCCACTACTACGGGCGCCAACTGCGGGACATGAAGGGTTCGGTGGAGATCGCCGACATGACGAGGTCCGGTCTGCGGGACTACGCGGACCTCTGCGGCCGCGCGCTGGCCCGCGCCCACGCCCGCTCCGGCGACCGGCTCGCCATCGCCGGCTACCTGGGCTCGTCGGACACCTTCGCGGAGGCGATCGCCGACTTCGCCGTCAGTTACGCCGACCGGACCGAGGCCGACCACGCCGCCCTGCTGTCCGCGATCGACGACCGGGTGATCACGGCGAAGCGGGGGATCTGA
- a CDS encoding LysR family transcriptional regulator, which yields MATLRQLEYLVTVVDTGSFTRAAELLHVTQPALSHQVRALERAVGGTLLERLPRAVRLTPMGRAVLPHARAALADAERLRTAARLAAGLDGGELELATVYSISLGILPPVLRAWHRLHPKARIRLREYAHNDELRAAMAAGQADVAVGTPPPDWEGPIRELGVEEFVLALPAEPDAVPAGRVVRLADLSGRDWVHYAPGNGLADLLDGACAEAGFRPRAAVRTEQTAAAPLLAAAGLGPALVPANLVPSGFDGLVRLPEPPVRRPLAAYTRTRPDPLTAAFVDLLARQACLLPPHVAEVLAGAAAEPGE from the coding sequence ATGGCCACTCTCCGACAGCTCGAATACCTGGTGACCGTCGTCGACACCGGTTCGTTCACCCGGGCCGCCGAGCTGCTGCACGTCACCCAGCCCGCGCTCTCGCACCAGGTACGGGCACTGGAGCGGGCCGTCGGCGGGACGCTGCTGGAGCGCCTGCCGCGTGCCGTCCGGTTGACGCCGATGGGCCGGGCGGTGCTCCCGCACGCCCGCGCCGCGCTCGCCGACGCCGAGCGCCTGCGCACCGCGGCCCGTCTCGCGGCCGGTCTGGACGGTGGCGAGCTCGAACTCGCCACCGTCTACTCGATCAGCCTCGGCATCCTGCCGCCGGTGCTGCGGGCCTGGCACCGGCTCCACCCGAAGGCGCGGATCCGGCTGCGCGAGTACGCCCACAACGACGAGCTGCGCGCGGCGATGGCAGCCGGTCAGGCCGACGTCGCGGTCGGTACGCCGCCGCCGGACTGGGAGGGGCCGATCCGGGAGCTGGGCGTCGAGGAGTTCGTGCTGGCGCTGCCGGCCGAACCGGACGCGGTGCCGGCGGGCCGGGTGGTCCGGCTGGCGGACCTGTCCGGGCGCGACTGGGTGCACTACGCGCCGGGCAACGGCCTCGCCGACCTGCTCGACGGGGCGTGCGCGGAGGCCGGGTTCCGGCCGAGGGCCGCGGTGCGGACCGAGCAGACGGCCGCCGCGCCGCTGCTGGCCGCGGCCGGGCTGGGGCCGGCCCTGGTGCCCGCCAACCTCGTCCCGTCGGGCTTCGACGGCCTGGTCCGCCTGCCCGAGCCGCCCGTGCGGCGCCCGCTCGCGGCGTACACCCGGACCCGGCCGGATCCGCTGACGGCGGCCTTCGTCGATCTGCTGGCGCGGCAGGCCTGCCTGCTGCCGCCGCACGTCGCCGAGGTGCTCGCGGGGGCGGCGGCGGAGCCCGGTGAGTAG